The following coding sequences lie in one Treponema socranskii subsp. buccale genomic window:
- a CDS encoding FAD-dependent oxidoreductase produces the protein MKKMLIVTLIISAAVFVSACGTKKLSYTAGTYEATVRGHNADITVSVTFDNSAIKDIVVTDAHETKRVGEVALNEMPGKIIAAQGLGVDVVAGATVTSAAIKAAVAACAKQAGADPEALYKIVPAAEKAKDETYDYDVVVVGGGIAGMMAAAKAHEQGATVALIEKEGLLGGSSVNTSGVWQGNPDNSDDAKELWIKAWLNSQNEVTAVGFPKEEMIRATADISCDSILFLKSIGLNYTVRHQIGLDKTALNTAGGSKASGSIASTTYVIPDVQDTKRGWKICEVLNDYLVKENIAVFLNTPGTKLLMNGDGSVAGVVSETKRGTKTFKAKAVILCTGGYHQNEAMMKKYMPISAGNYSASAIGNTGDAITMGEAVGAQVYDNQVVFGGYFVFNPRDVYRGGYAYSDTIPNTLYVSKYGDRRFKEDGHAYSATAMYNIYGEPTFVWDIIDSDAIDSIAIRTDMYTIGADEILANKNGLYEVYKADTLAELAEKIGVIPTLFLKTVEHYNDLCDRGVDSDWGKSPQLLEKIDKGPFYAIKGYSCDRSTVGGIVTNVNSEVISQNGAVIPGLYAAGDASNRAFYGGAYLGASGLTVASTRGYMSGRNAAQYALRN, from the coding sequence ATGAAAAAGATGTTGATCGTAACGCTTATCATATCGGCGGCGGTTTTTGTATCGGCTTGCGGAACGAAAAAGCTTTCATATACCGCCGGCACATACGAGGCGACAGTCAGAGGCCACAATGCCGATATCACCGTTTCGGTGACATTCGATAATTCGGCGATAAAGGATATCGTCGTAACGGATGCTCACGAAACGAAGCGCGTCGGAGAGGTTGCGCTGAACGAGATGCCCGGAAAAATTATTGCAGCGCAGGGACTCGGCGTAGACGTCGTTGCCGGCGCGACGGTTACGTCGGCTGCGATAAAGGCTGCCGTCGCCGCGTGTGCAAAACAAGCGGGCGCGGATCCCGAAGCGTTGTATAAAATCGTGCCCGCAGCGGAAAAGGCGAAAGACGAAACCTACGACTACGATGTCGTCGTTGTCGGCGGCGGCATCGCCGGTATGATGGCGGCTGCAAAAGCGCACGAGCAGGGTGCAACTGTTGCATTGATCGAAAAGGAAGGGCTGCTCGGCGGAAGCTCGGTCAATACAAGCGGCGTATGGCAGGGAAATCCCGATAACAGCGATGATGCGAAAGAGCTCTGGATCAAAGCGTGGCTCAATTCGCAAAACGAAGTAACGGCCGTCGGTTTCCCGAAAGAGGAAATGATACGCGCGACAGCCGATATCAGCTGCGATTCGATTTTGTTTTTGAAAAGTATCGGTTTGAATTATACGGTGCGTCATCAAATCGGTCTCGATAAAACGGCGCTAAATACAGCCGGCGGCAGCAAAGCGTCCGGCAGTATCGCGTCTACAACCTACGTTATCCCCGATGTGCAGGATACGAAGCGCGGCTGGAAAATATGCGAAGTGCTCAATGATTATCTTGTCAAAGAAAATATTGCCGTCTTTTTGAATACGCCGGGTACGAAGCTTTTGATGAACGGCGACGGTTCCGTTGCAGGCGTCGTTTCGGAAACAAAGCGCGGAACGAAAACGTTTAAAGCGAAGGCTGTTATTCTCTGTACCGGAGGCTATCATCAAAACGAAGCGATGATGAAAAAATATATGCCGATTTCGGCGGGCAATTATTCCGCGAGCGCGATCGGAAATACCGGAGATGCCATCACGATGGGAGAAGCGGTCGGTGCGCAAGTCTATGATAATCAAGTCGTATTCGGCGGATATTTTGTATTTAATCCGCGCGATGTGTACCGCGGCGGTTACGCATACAGCGATACGATTCCGAACACGCTTTACGTTTCAAAATACGGCGATCGGCGCTTTAAGGAAGACGGACACGCGTATTCCGCTACGGCGATGTACAATATTTACGGCGAGCCGACCTTTGTGTGGGATATAATCGATAGTGACGCTATCGATTCCATCGCGATCCGTACCGATATGTATACTATCGGCGCCGACGAAATTCTTGCAAATAAAAACGGCTTATACGAAGTGTATAAGGCCGATACGCTTGCAGAGCTTGCGGAAAAGATCGGCGTTATTCCGACGCTGTTTCTTAAAACCGTCGAACACTACAACGATCTGTGCGATCGCGGTGTCGACAGCGACTGGGGTAAATCGCCGCAGCTGCTTGAAAAGATCGATAAGGGGCCGTTCTATGCGATCAAGGGATATTCCTGCGACCGCAGTACGGTCGGCGGCATCGTGACGAACGTCAACAGTGAAGTCATATCGCAAAACGGTGCCGTTATACCCGGTTTGTATGCGGCGGGCGATGCTTCCAATCGCGCATTTTACGGCGGTGCATACTTGGGCGCGAGCGGTCTTACGGTAGCGAGTACGCGCGGATATATGTCCGGACGCAATGCGGCGCAGTACGCTTTGCGAAACTAG
- a CDS encoding DUF2271 domain-containing protein — translation MKKACAFMGILLLGTALFAREATVSIGAGKNWKEKMASQCAVWLEDANGNYVRTLYVTQRASKRNWIVGPKAGRPESLPVWYHAAHYESAKGAPLNSDVDAVTAATPKGGVVFTAEIGDGTYVIKAEFNTSFDYNDFYTKKNSGVNGQPSVVYEAKIPSGAGGEIALSLTGTGSEDGSDGKIYTDVSKLTTAKTIVDKVIVTVR, via the coding sequence ATGAAAAAAGCATGTGCGTTTATGGGAATCCTGCTTTTGGGTACGGCGCTTTTCGCAAGAGAAGCGACAGTCAGTATCGGAGCCGGTAAAAATTGGAAAGAAAAGATGGCGTCTCAATGCGCCGTTTGGCTTGAAGATGCGAACGGAAATTACGTGCGCACGCTTTACGTCACGCAGCGCGCAAGCAAGCGTAATTGGATCGTCGGTCCGAAAGCCGGCCGGCCGGAATCGCTTCCGGTATGGTACCATGCGGCGCACTACGAAAGCGCGAAAGGCGCTCCGCTCAATTCCGACGTGGACGCCGTAACGGCCGCAACGCCGAAAGGAGGTGTCGTGTTTACCGCCGAAATCGGCGACGGAACATACGTTATCAAAGCGGAGTTCAACACGAGTTTCGACTACAACGATTTTTATACGAAGAAAAATTCCGGCGTCAACGGTCAGCCTTCCGTCGTATACGAAGCGAAGATTCCTTCGGGTGCCGGCGGTGAAATCGCGCTTTCGCTTACGGGAACGGGATCCGAAGACGGCAGCGACGGAAAGATTTACACAGACGTTTCAAAATTGACGACGGCGAAAACGATAGTCGATAAAGTCATCGTAACCGTGCGATAA
- a CDS encoding TraB/GumN family protein: MSNTQKTISLNGRTITLLGTAHVSDESIKEVTDAIREQKPDCVAIELDEKRSRSMTDPESYRKLDIIAVLKRKEGFLLLANLVLASFQKRLGENVGVKPGDEMLAAMNTAAELGIPSVMVDRPIAVTLRRAWVKNSLWGKSKLISALIASAFDKEKISPEQIEALKKSNEMDSMMTELAEYLPAIKEVLINERDRYLASRIWEANGERVLAVLGAGHLPGVEAYLKKIAAGDETTDTSDIDQVPPKTGLSKYAGWLIPIAIIALVALGFALGGKRIGSEMIGSWIFWNASLAALGTLAAGGHPITIVSAAVGAPVTSLTPVIGVGLVTGVVQAYFCKPKVSDMENLQADATSIKGWYRNRLLRVLLVFLLSTLGSSTGTFIAGADIVKSFGAFFAAH; encoded by the coding sequence GTGAGCAACACACAAAAAACGATTTCACTGAACGGACGGACGATTACGCTGCTCGGAACGGCGCACGTTTCAGACGAAAGCATCAAAGAAGTGACGGACGCGATCAGGGAACAAAAACCCGACTGCGTCGCTATCGAACTCGACGAAAAGCGCAGCCGCTCCATGACCGATCCCGAAAGCTACCGCAAGCTCGACATCATCGCAGTGTTGAAGCGCAAAGAGGGATTTTTACTGTTGGCGAATTTGGTGCTCGCATCTTTTCAAAAGCGGCTCGGAGAAAACGTCGGCGTAAAACCCGGAGACGAAATGCTCGCCGCGATGAACACTGCCGCAGAACTCGGTATTCCGTCGGTCATGGTCGACCGGCCGATAGCCGTGACGCTGAGGCGCGCATGGGTAAAAAATTCGCTGTGGGGAAAAAGCAAATTGATTTCCGCGCTTATCGCAAGCGCATTCGACAAAGAAAAAATATCGCCCGAACAAATCGAAGCGTTAAAAAAATCGAATGAAATGGATTCGATGATGACGGAGCTTGCAGAATATTTGCCTGCGATAAAAGAAGTGCTCATAAACGAACGCGACCGCTACCTCGCTTCTCGCATTTGGGAAGCGAACGGCGAAAGAGTGCTTGCAGTCCTCGGAGCAGGGCACCTTCCCGGCGTGGAAGCGTACCTCAAAAAAATCGCAGCCGGAGACGAAACGACCGATACGAGCGATATCGATCAAGTGCCGCCGAAAACGGGGCTTTCAAAATACGCCGGTTGGCTCATCCCGATCGCGATAATCGCCCTCGTCGCCCTCGGCTTTGCGCTCGGCGGAAAACGCATCGGAAGCGAAATGATCGGAAGCTGGATTTTTTGGAACGCTTCTCTTGCGGCGCTCGGTACGCTTGCAGCCGGCGGACATCCGATCACGATCGTCTCTGCAGCCGTAGGAGCTCCGGTCACGTCTCTCACTCCGGTCATCGGTGTCGGACTCGTCACGGGCGTCGTACAGGCGTATTTTTGCAAACCGAAAGTGTCCGATATGGAAAATCTCCAAGCCGATGCGACAAGCATAAAAGGCTGGTACCGCAACCGCCTCCTTCGCGTGCTCCTCGTGTTTTTGCTTTCGACACTCGGAAGTTCGACCGGTACCTTTATCGCAGGCGCCGACATCGTAAAATCGTTCGGCGCTTTTTTTGCCGCGCACTGA
- a CDS encoding TetR/AcrR family transcriptional regulator, giving the protein MRNANPEIVPAIKTKTLELLMHKNPDEIVMRDIASNCGITAANIYHYYKDKDELFQAISLDCLNELNARIADGAKGSRPGKKRLYGAIDAFRTWCFENPRRALLVMQGIESASDAGDKIIEQYYVCNRTGAALLKECVQSGIAHSANPDLDVGVLVSGLWGCIESVILKKCDKKYWNNGKRHTDRFIAIWMNAIFGGIQ; this is encoded by the coding sequence ATGCGGAACGCGAATCCGGAAATCGTTCCGGCGATAAAGACGAAAACGCTTGAACTGCTCATGCACAAAAACCCCGACGAGATCGTCATGCGCGATATTGCCTCGAATTGCGGAATTACGGCGGCAAATATCTACCACTATTACAAAGACAAAGACGAACTCTTTCAAGCGATCAGTCTCGATTGCTTAAACGAGCTCAACGCCCGAATCGCAGACGGGGCGAAAGGTTCGCGGCCCGGCAAAAAACGGCTGTACGGCGCGATCGATGCGTTCCGCACATGGTGCTTTGAAAATCCGCGGAGAGCGCTGCTGGTCATGCAGGGTATCGAATCGGCATCGGATGCGGGCGATAAAATTATCGAACAGTATTATGTGTGCAACAGAACCGGAGCCGCCCTGCTCAAAGAATGCGTTCAAAGCGGCATCGCGCATTCCGCAAATCCCGACCTCGACGTCGGCGTTCTCGTTTCGGGATTGTGGGGCTGCATCGAATCGGTCATCTTAAAAAAATGCGATAAAAAATATTGGAATAACGGAAAGCGGCATACGGATCGCTTTATCGCTATATGGATGAATGCAATTTTTGGAGGTATACAATGA